One Amblyomma americanum isolate KBUSLIRL-KWMA chromosome 8, ASM5285725v1, whole genome shotgun sequence DNA window includes the following coding sequences:
- the LOC144100130 gene encoding protein argonaute-2-like, translating into MIKRTAKPPAKRFLEIRQSVRDMVSTSEKYLREFGVKINSEPTQVVGRVLDPPTLVFENNTMCKPRDGTWDLRGQRFHKAMSMTQWIVLNVSRFTHKDCLDNFIKMLIRIGQELGMRIAQPLAVITFDTNRQPMRTVLTEQRQQYPQLEMVVAVITKATNYAEIKQVAETELSLRTQCILDNNVVQKCNASLIQNLCQKINAKMGGVNNSLLMQEKPKVFHRPVIVIGADVSHPSPGDKIRPSIAACVGSLDPVPSKFHATIRVQIEDSKAKARVEIIKDLKDMVKELLLVFYRTNGYKPLRIVFYRDGVSEGQFLEVRNHEVSAIRLACAEMCPTETYEPPLTFIVVQKRHHTRFMPAHDRDGVGKCRNVPPGTTVDSVVTHPLDFDFFLCSHFGIQGTSRPAHYYIVWDDSNFSADDLQKLSFYLCHTYSRCARSVSIPAPVYYAHLAAFRAKHHIASKLETSGAVSQSSEGGGDAVLTTAQYVEAVKVLQELQASMYFV; encoded by the exons atgatcaagcgcacggccaagcccccagccaagcgcttcctggagattcgtcagtctgtgcgcgacatggtcagcacCTCGGAGaagtacctgcgagagttcggcgtcaagatcaactccgaacccactcaggttgtgggcagagtgctcgacccgccaactctggtttttgagaacaacaccatgtgcaagccacgcgacggtacgtgggatctccgagggcagcgtttccacaaggcgatgtccatgacacagtggattgttctcaacgtgagccgcttcACGCACAAAGACTGCCTGGACAACTTCATcaagatgctgatccgcatcggccaagaactgggcatgcgcattgcgcagccgcttgcggtcatcacgttcgacacaaaccgccagcccatgcggaccgttctcacggagcagcgccagcagtacccgcagttggagatggttgtggctgtgataacaaaagccacaaactacgctgagatcaagcaggtggcagagactgagctctccctgcgcacacaatgcatcttggacaacaacgttGTCCAAAAGTGTAACGCATcgctcatccaaaacctgtgccaaaagatcaacgccaagatgggcggagtcaacaatagtctcctgatgcaggagaaACCCAAGGTATTCCATAGGCCCGTGATCGTCatcggagcagacgtgtcgcacccatcgcctggagacaagatcaggccatccatcgccgcgtgcgtcggaagcctagaccctgtaccgtccaagtttcacgccaccattcgggtacagattgaagactccaaggctaaggcgcgtgtggaaatTATCAAGGACCTGAAGGACATGGTCAAGGAATTGCTACTGGTTTTCTACCGCACCAACGGTTACAAGCCCCtgcggatcgtcttctacagagacggagtgagcgaggggcagttcttggaagtccgtaaccatgag gtgagcgccatccggctggcgtgtgcggaaatgtgtcccaccgagacctacgagccaccactgacgttcatcgtggtccagaagcggcaccacacgaggttcatgcccgcccacgaccgcgacggcgtgggcaagtgtcgcaacgtcccaccaggcacgaccgtagactcggtggtcacgcacccgctggacttcgacttcttcctctgcagccacttcggcatccag GGtaccagccggccggcccactactatatcgtgtgggatgactccaacttcagcgcggacgacctgcagaagctcagcttctacctgtgccacacatactcccggtgtgcaaggagcgtgagcataccggcccctgtgtactacgcgcacctggccgccttccgcgcaaaacaccacatcgccagcaagctggagacgtcaggcgcggtcagccagtcgtctgagggcggcggggacgccgtgttgaccactgcccaatacgtggaggccgtcaaggtgctgcaggaactgcaggcctccatgtacttcgtgtaa